From Astyanax mexicanus isolate ESR-SI-001 chromosome 11, AstMex3_surface, whole genome shotgun sequence, the proteins below share one genomic window:
- the pla1a gene encoding phospholipase A1 member A isoform X1, with product MAWKWIKFCTLLSLCIASVIVRDEASKPQCADFNNTTWLEYKQGTKVLVQYLLLTRKNADCASLFTQDCLNHTQQHTAYFNSTLNTIVIIHGYRAIGSKPSWVSGLAQALLQQEDVNVVVVDWIYGASFAYNLVVENYKEVSVQISVLINQLTTYGSTLESFHLIGVSLGAHVAGFVGTLFKGKLGRITGLDPAGPMFKNADPFDRLDPSDAMFVEAIHTDSDYFGISIPVGHVDFFLNGGMDQTGCARSRFASILIYFPVYGYVICDHMRALHVYMSALNGTCALTGIPCSSYEEFLDGRCVSCDETFNGTCPQMGLLKNSGITVSPLPKHEKVYLLTTSETPFCAHHILIELKVNRLEKTAEVQVNLISMNGAETEKNLRLQTDEMIYKAVIGHPECLCKIDSIQLKNIGARFYRQGNIHFEYICISEILNMRVSPLCVENINIGRGTPWSYDFVQVC from the exons TACGTGATGAAGCATCCAAACCACAGTGTGCCGATTTCAACAACACCACCTGGTTAGAATACAAGCAGGGCACTAAAGTGCTGGTCCAGTATCTGCTTCTGACCCGAAAGAATGCAGACTGTGCCAGCCTCTTCACCCAGGACTGCCTCAATCACACCCAGCAGCACACTGCATACTTCAACTCCACACTCAACACTATAGTCATCATTCATGGATACAG GGCTATAGGCTCTAAGCCCTCCTGGGTGAGTGGCTTAGCCCAGGCTTTATTACAGCAGGAGGATGTGAATGTTGTGGTGGTTGATTGGATCTATGGAGCATCCTTTGCTTATAACCTGGTGGTAGAGAACTATAAGGAGGTGTCTGTGCAGATATCGGTTCTTATTAATCAGTTGACG ACCTACGGTAGTACATTGGAATCATTCCATTTAATTGGAGTAAGTCTTGGAGCTCATGTGGCAGGATTTGTGGGGACCCTGTTCAAAGGCAAGCTGGGCCGAATTACag GTCTGGACCCAGCAGGCCCCATGTTCAAGAACGCTGATCCATTCGATCGCCTGGACCCTTCAGACGCCATGTTTGTTGAGGCTATACACACAGATTCTGACT ATTTTGGCATCTCTATTCCTGTTGGACACGTGGATTTTTTCTTAAATGGTGGAATGGACCAAACGGGATGTGCACGATCTAGGTTTGCTTCAA ttcttatttattttccagtGTATGGCTATGTGATCTGTGACCACATGAGGGCGCTGCATGTGTATATGAGTGCACTGAATGGAACCTGTGCCCTGACTGGGATCCCCTGCTCCAGTTATGAGGAGTTCTTGGATGGGCGATGCGTTAGCTGTGATGAGACTTTTAATGGTACCTGTCCTCAGATGG GTTTGCTGAAGAACAGTGGGATAACAGTATCACCTCTTCCCAAGCATGAGAAGGTCTACCTCCTGACAACATCTGAAACGCCGTTCTGTG CTCACCACATCCTGATTGAGCTGAAGGTCAACCGTCTGGAAAAGACTGCTGAGGTGCAGGTCAACCTGATTTCCATGAATGGTGCTGAGACAGAGAAGAATCTCAGGCT acagacagatgaaatGATTTATAAAGCAGTGATCGGGCATCCGGAGTGTCTCTGTAAGATCGACTCCATTCAGCTGAAGAATATTGGAGCCCGATTCTACAGACAAGGGAACATTCACTTTGAATACATCTGCATCTCTGAGATCCTGAATATGAG ggtGAGTCCATTGTGTGTGGAGAATATAAACATTGGAAGGGGAACTCCATGGTCATATGACTTTGTCCAAGTGTGCTAA
- the popdc2 gene encoding popeye domain-containing 2 isoform X2: MSNENFTFFDDIIYGHPLCDGWFNTTEGAIYHLGNTILFLGYMGGSGAYGALYIFSFLVPAFICLAVWGWLSVCGLDVFIWNLVLMLQCLLQVCHLIFRLLQEGLSSEELSALYSAVYLPLDVPVQVFKEITAACENRVLSLEAEETYAIEGKTPIDQLSFLLSGRIRVSLEGQFLHYIFPHQFLDSPEWESLRPTEEGNFQVTLTAETDCRYISWRRRRLYLLLSKDRFIARLFSLMLGSDIADKLYSLNDKLFAKSGVRLDIRLPSLYHVLAPSPPGSERDSASSPPRGSQGDQISGTLEPTPTNQHVDAPPSTQHRQGKDPMPNPQASQRQPWPSDTEMPSEGDTPGRFPHRPQRGRAPLAPTDTPRL; encoded by the exons ATGAGCAACGAAAACTTCACCTTTTTTGATGACATAATCTACGGTCACCCACTTTGTGATGGATGGTTCAACACTACAGAGGGTGCCATCTACCATCTGGGGAACACTATCCTCTTTTTGGGGTACATGGGTGGAAGTGGGGCTTATGGAGCACTTTACATCTTTAGCTTTCTGGTTCCTGCTTTCATCTGTCTGGCCGTGTGGGGCTGGCTGTCCGTGTGTGGCCTTGATGTCTTCATCTGGAACCTGGTGCTGATGCTGCAGTGCCTCCTCCAGGTGTGCCACCTGATCTTTCGGCTGCTGCAAGAAGGTTTATCAAGCGAGGAGCTTTCTGCGCTCTACTCTGCCGTCTACCTGCCGCTGGAtgtacctgtgcaggtgttcAAAGAGATCACTGCTGCCTGCGAGAACAGAGTGCTCTCCCTGGAGGCTGAAGAGACCTACGCTATAGAGGGAAAAACACCTATTGACCAACTCTCTTTTCTCCTTTCTGGAAG GATTCGAGTGTCTTTAGAAGGACAGTTCCTTCATTACATCTTCCCACATCAGTTCCTTGATTCTCCTGAATGGGAATCCCTCAGGCCTACGGAGGAGGGGAATTTCCAG GTGACCCTGACAGCAGAGACCGATTGCCGATACATCTCCTGGCGGCGACGACGCCTATATCTCCTGCTATCTAAGGATCGCTTCATTGCTCGTCTCTTCTCTCTAATGCTTGGTAGCGACATTGCGGACAAACTGTACTCACTGAATGACAAACTCTTTGCCAAGAGTGGGGTACGCCTTGACATCCGCTTGCCCAGCCTCTACCATGTTCTTGCACCCTCCCCGCCAGGCAGCGAGAGGGACAGTGCCAGTTCCCCACCCAGGGGGAGCCAAGGGGATCAGATCTCAGGGACCCTGGAGCCAACACCCACCAACCAGCATGTAGATGCACCACCATCAACACAGCATCGGCAGGGGAAGGACCCAATGCCCAACCCTCAGGCCTCTCAGCGACAGCCCTGGCCCTCGGACACTGAGATGCCCTCTG AAGGTGACACTCCTGGAAGGTTTCCACATCGACCCCAAAGAGGACGGGCTCCACTGGCTCCCACGGACACCCCAAGGCTCTAA
- the pla1a gene encoding phospholipase A1 member A isoform X2: protein MAWKWIKFCTLLSLCIASVIVRDEASKPQCADFNNTTWLEYKQGTKVLVQYLLLTRKNADCASLFTQDCLNHTQQHTAYFNSTLNTIVIIHGYRAIGSKPSWVSGLAQALLQQEDVNVVVVDWIYGASFAYNLVVENYKEVSVQISVLINQLTTYGSTLESFHLIGVSLGAHVAGFVGTLFKGKLGRITGLDPAGPMFKNADPFDRLDPSDAMFVEAIHTDSDYFGISIPVGHVDFFLNGGMDQTGCARSRFASMYGYVICDHMRALHVYMSALNGTCALTGIPCSSYEEFLDGRCVSCDETFNGTCPQMGLLKNSGITVSPLPKHEKVYLLTTSETPFCAHHILIELKVNRLEKTAEVQVNLISMNGAETEKNLRLQTDEMIYKAVIGHPECLCKIDSIQLKNIGARFYRQGNIHFEYICISEILNMRVSPLCVENINIGRGTPWSYDFVQVC, encoded by the exons TACGTGATGAAGCATCCAAACCACAGTGTGCCGATTTCAACAACACCACCTGGTTAGAATACAAGCAGGGCACTAAAGTGCTGGTCCAGTATCTGCTTCTGACCCGAAAGAATGCAGACTGTGCCAGCCTCTTCACCCAGGACTGCCTCAATCACACCCAGCAGCACACTGCATACTTCAACTCCACACTCAACACTATAGTCATCATTCATGGATACAG GGCTATAGGCTCTAAGCCCTCCTGGGTGAGTGGCTTAGCCCAGGCTTTATTACAGCAGGAGGATGTGAATGTTGTGGTGGTTGATTGGATCTATGGAGCATCCTTTGCTTATAACCTGGTGGTAGAGAACTATAAGGAGGTGTCTGTGCAGATATCGGTTCTTATTAATCAGTTGACG ACCTACGGTAGTACATTGGAATCATTCCATTTAATTGGAGTAAGTCTTGGAGCTCATGTGGCAGGATTTGTGGGGACCCTGTTCAAAGGCAAGCTGGGCCGAATTACag GTCTGGACCCAGCAGGCCCCATGTTCAAGAACGCTGATCCATTCGATCGCCTGGACCCTTCAGACGCCATGTTTGTTGAGGCTATACACACAGATTCTGACT ATTTTGGCATCTCTATTCCTGTTGGACACGTGGATTTTTTCTTAAATGGTGGAATGGACCAAACGGGATGTGCACGATCTAGGTTTGCTTCAA tGTATGGCTATGTGATCTGTGACCACATGAGGGCGCTGCATGTGTATATGAGTGCACTGAATGGAACCTGTGCCCTGACTGGGATCCCCTGCTCCAGTTATGAGGAGTTCTTGGATGGGCGATGCGTTAGCTGTGATGAGACTTTTAATGGTACCTGTCCTCAGATGG GTTTGCTGAAGAACAGTGGGATAACAGTATCACCTCTTCCCAAGCATGAGAAGGTCTACCTCCTGACAACATCTGAAACGCCGTTCTGTG CTCACCACATCCTGATTGAGCTGAAGGTCAACCGTCTGGAAAAGACTGCTGAGGTGCAGGTCAACCTGATTTCCATGAATGGTGCTGAGACAGAGAAGAATCTCAGGCT acagacagatgaaatGATTTATAAAGCAGTGATCGGGCATCCGGAGTGTCTCTGTAAGATCGACTCCATTCAGCTGAAGAATATTGGAGCCCGATTCTACAGACAAGGGAACATTCACTTTGAATACATCTGCATCTCTGAGATCCTGAATATGAG ggtGAGTCCATTGTGTGTGGAGAATATAAACATTGGAAGGGGAACTCCATGGTCATATGACTTTGTCCAAGTGTGCTAA
- the LOC103026843 gene encoding cytochrome c oxidase copper chaperone has translation MSTISAASVEAAPAIEGAQEKKPLKPCCACPETKKARDACIIEKGEESCTNLIEAHKECMRALGFKI, from the exons ATGTCGACCATATCTGCTGCCAGCGTAGAGGCTGCCCCTGCAATCGAGGGGGCACAAGAGAAAAAGCCTCTGAAACCATGCTGTGCATGCCCAGAAACCAAAAAAGCCAGGGATGCCTG CATTATTGAGAAGGGGGAAGAAAGTTGCACAAATCTCATTGAGGCACACAAGGAGTGTATGAGAGCACTTGGCTTTAAAATATAA
- the popdc2 gene encoding popeye domain-containing 2 isoform X1 yields the protein MSNENFTFFDDIIYGHPLCDGWFNTTEGAIYHLGNTILFLGYMGGSGAYGALYIFSFLVPAFICLAVWGWLSVCGLDVFIWNLVLMLQCLLQVCHLIFRLLQEGLSSEELSALYSAVYLPLDVPVQVFKEITAACENRVLSLEAEETYAIEGKTPIDQLSFLLSGRIRVSLEGQFLHYIFPHQFLDSPEWESLRPTEEGNFQVTLTAETDCRYISWRRRRLYLLLSKDRFIARLFSLMLGSDIADKLYSLNDKLFAKSGVRLDIRLPSLYHVLAPSPPGSERDSASSPPRGSQGDQISGTLEPTPTNQHVDAPPSTQHRQGKDPMPNPQASQRQPWPSDTEMPSGEDSTSLVLEDFADMIGSLVDYGSERDYLK from the exons ATGAGCAACGAAAACTTCACCTTTTTTGATGACATAATCTACGGTCACCCACTTTGTGATGGATGGTTCAACACTACAGAGGGTGCCATCTACCATCTGGGGAACACTATCCTCTTTTTGGGGTACATGGGTGGAAGTGGGGCTTATGGAGCACTTTACATCTTTAGCTTTCTGGTTCCTGCTTTCATCTGTCTGGCCGTGTGGGGCTGGCTGTCCGTGTGTGGCCTTGATGTCTTCATCTGGAACCTGGTGCTGATGCTGCAGTGCCTCCTCCAGGTGTGCCACCTGATCTTTCGGCTGCTGCAAGAAGGTTTATCAAGCGAGGAGCTTTCTGCGCTCTACTCTGCCGTCTACCTGCCGCTGGAtgtacctgtgcaggtgttcAAAGAGATCACTGCTGCCTGCGAGAACAGAGTGCTCTCCCTGGAGGCTGAAGAGACCTACGCTATAGAGGGAAAAACACCTATTGACCAACTCTCTTTTCTCCTTTCTGGAAG GATTCGAGTGTCTTTAGAAGGACAGTTCCTTCATTACATCTTCCCACATCAGTTCCTTGATTCTCCTGAATGGGAATCCCTCAGGCCTACGGAGGAGGGGAATTTCCAG GTGACCCTGACAGCAGAGACCGATTGCCGATACATCTCCTGGCGGCGACGACGCCTATATCTCCTGCTATCTAAGGATCGCTTCATTGCTCGTCTCTTCTCTCTAATGCTTGGTAGCGACATTGCGGACAAACTGTACTCACTGAATGACAAACTCTTTGCCAAGAGTGGGGTACGCCTTGACATCCGCTTGCCCAGCCTCTACCATGTTCTTGCACCCTCCCCGCCAGGCAGCGAGAGGGACAGTGCCAGTTCCCCACCCAGGGGGAGCCAAGGGGATCAGATCTCAGGGACCCTGGAGCCAACACCCACCAACCAGCATGTAGATGCACCACCATCAACACAGCATCGGCAGGGGAAGGACCCAATGCCCAACCCTCAGGCCTCTCAGCGACAGCCCTGGCCCTCGGACACTGAGATGCCCTCTGGTGAGGACTCAACCAGCCTAGTCCTGGAGGACTTTGCTGATATGATAGGCTCGCTAGTGGACTATGGGAGTGAGAGGGATTATTTGAAGTAG